In Deltaproteobacteria bacterium, the sequence AGAGCCGTTTCACAACGGCGGAGGTAACACCCACATCATTAGGGTGTCAAGCTTCGTACATGACGAGATGCGTGAAAGAACTTCTTGCGAATTTGACTTGCCCAGGTAAATAAACTTTAGGGGATTTCTAAAACAGTGGCAGAATTAAAGAGGCACTTTACCCTCACAAAACTGACCTTCTATGGTGTTGGCGATATTCTTGGCGCCGGCATTTATGCGCTGATCGGAAAGGTGGCGGCTGAGGCGGGTAACCTCGCCTGGTCCTCTTTTCTGCTTGCCACGATCGTCGCGATCCCGACCGCCTTAAGTTACGCAGAGCTCACGAGTCGCTATCCGAAGAGTGGCGGTGTTGCTGTTTTCGTCGGCCGCGCCTTTTCAAATACCTATTTTCCGGCCATCGTCGGTTTTCTGGTCCTGCTCTCGGGACTGACCTCTGTCGCGGCAGGGGCCAATGCCGTTCATGGCTATTTCTCACTTTTTCTCGAAATCCCTCGCTGGGTTATCATTTCGATCTTTCTCGGTGGTATCAGCTGGATCAATTTCCGGGGGATCGACGATTCTTCGAAACTAAACACCCTCTGCGTCTTTGCGGAGGCAGGTGGACTGCTCCTGATCATCGGTTTTGGTTTCTTTCATTGGGGGGACGGAAACTTCGCGACCGGTCGTGGTGAAACCTTTCTTTCCAAAGAAACCCTCGAGGGGATTGGCGGGGCCGCTGTCCTCGCCTTCTATGCCACCATCGGATTTGAGGATATGTGCAATGTCTCTGAGGAGGTGAAAAAACCGGAACAAACAGTCCCGCGCGCGATCCTTCTCTCCCTCGTCATCACCTCTTTGATCTATATCGGGATCGCGCTCACTGTTGTCTCCGTCGCCTCTTACAAAGAACTGGGAGAATCAAGCGCCCCTCTCGCCATGGTCGCAGAACGGATCATCCCCTTCTTCTCTCCAAAAGTGGTCGCTGCCCTTGCCATTTTCTCGCTCACCAATACAGCCCTCGCGAACCTCATCATGGCCTCACGACT encodes:
- a CDS encoding amino acid permease, with amino-acid sequence MAELKRHFTLTKLTFYGVGDILGAGIYALIGKVAAEAGNLAWSSFLLATIVAIPTALSYAELTSRYPKSGGVAVFVGRAFSNTYFPAIVGFLVLLSGLTSVAAGANAVHGYFSLFLEIPRWVIISIFLGGISWINFRGIDDSSKLNTLCVFAEAGGLLLIIGFGFFHWGDGNFATGRGETFLSKETLEGIGGAAVLAFYATIGFEDMCNVSEEVKKPEQTVPRAILLSLVITSLIYIGIALTVVSVASYKELGESSAPLAMVAERIIPFFSPKVVAALAIFSLTNTALANLIMASRLLYGMSREGWIFKALGFVHPQKQTPSVAILTVFVIALSIALSGTVKILGQTTSVVMLCLFIFVNLSLIVIRLRNLAPDSRLKIFQIPLLIPMLGIIVSAFLLTQAPREAFLRLLILMIIGFLIYLPYKIFARPNRSLTPAD